From one Pseudomonas sp. S35 genomic stretch:
- a CDS encoding autotransporter outer membrane beta-barrel domain-containing protein, with protein MSKRLPPLACLGVAIAATSWLAAWPGSTQACTLTVTPGDDVINCNSGAAGALVDTQGNNSLTFSSGNGSVTGVTYGAGNDLIELNTPDAVIGVGGVSMGDGANIFRLFQGQVQSLVIQGAGADIVQVSGGQARAINQGAGADSAAISGGTILSLAQGDGIDVFTMSAGTITGAFEDGDQALMTGGSIGRVDMKLDNNVFDMRGGTIIGNLVAGFGNDTILVSGTSYIGGNISVSGGTDIIKITGGTVNGQILASFGEDQLEWDGGGEIHSFVLMGGDNDTALLKNLTEALVAPTPLVDGGLGTDILTFDNTKVSTPERYANWETVNLDNNSQLTLGGTFTLGDTGTGTGTLNVHGASALLVSTGVINPFTTGQLATLSNSGLIDMTTASASTTDTLTVNGNYTGTGGQLALQSVLGGDGSPSDKLVVSQGTMQGSTSIRVTNLGGAGAATLQDGIQVVQALNGATSSGTAFSLGAPVSAGAFDYYLFKGGVTAGTAENYYLRSTIPVVPPDPVIIVPLPTPVPGEPPLPTNPGTTPIPIYRPEVPLYAALFPAAQQMVLGMLGTFHQRMGDQRQQQQTGTLPAGWGRVYGSSSRQSFAGTVNPTLDSSVTGFQVGSDVYASAMGDGQQRMGFFVGHSRLKGTVKGFNGGRQGKDAGKTTLRGDSLGVYWTLIGANQAYLDLVLMGTRFNGNNESDRGVKMDTHGHNVTASAEVGWPIPVSSHWVAEPQAQVIVSKTRLDSQNDGVSDVSYDADTSLTTRLGIRLRGNYQVRGMPLQPYVRANVWHNSAGQNTVTFADVTHIDTEQKSTTLDMNVGATLQVATGISLYGEAGYNRNLDSNTFNGRQVTAGLRIEF; from the coding sequence ATGAGCAAACGACTTCCCCCCTTGGCTTGCCTGGGCGTGGCCATCGCTGCAACGTCCTGGTTGGCTGCCTGGCCTGGCAGTACACAGGCCTGCACGTTGACCGTCACACCAGGTGACGACGTGATTAACTGCAACAGTGGCGCAGCCGGCGCGCTTGTGGACACGCAGGGCAACAACAGCCTGACTTTCTCCTCCGGCAACGGCAGCGTGACCGGAGTGACCTATGGCGCCGGAAACGACCTGATCGAGCTCAATACACCGGATGCCGTGATTGGTGTCGGCGGCGTCAGCATGGGGGATGGCGCGAATATTTTCCGGCTGTTCCAAGGGCAGGTCCAATCACTGGTAATCCAGGGCGCTGGTGCCGATATCGTGCAAGTCAGCGGCGGACAAGCCCGAGCCATCAACCAGGGCGCCGGCGCCGACAGCGCCGCCATCAGTGGGGGTACGATCCTGTCGCTGGCACAAGGGGATGGCATCGATGTGTTTACGATGAGCGCCGGTACCATCACGGGGGCCTTTGAGGATGGTGACCAAGCGCTGATGACCGGCGGTAGCATCGGCCGCGTCGACATGAAACTCGACAACAACGTCTTTGATATGCGCGGCGGAACCATCATCGGCAACCTCGTCGCCGGTTTCGGCAACGATACGATCCTGGTGTCAGGCACCAGTTACATTGGCGGCAACATCAGCGTCAGTGGGGGTACCGACATTATTAAAATCACCGGCGGTACGGTGAACGGGCAAATTCTCGCCAGCTTTGGCGAGGACCAATTGGAGTGGGATGGAGGCGGCGAGATCCACTCGTTTGTATTGATGGGCGGCGATAACGATACGGCGCTGCTGAAGAACCTGACAGAAGCCCTCGTAGCCCCCACCCCCCTGGTGGACGGCGGCCTGGGGACCGACATCTTGACCTTTGACAACACCAAGGTCAGCACGCCCGAGCGCTATGCCAACTGGGAAACCGTGAACCTGGATAACAACTCGCAACTGACCCTCGGCGGTACCTTCACCCTCGGTGATACCGGCACCGGCACGGGCACCCTGAACGTGCATGGCGCCAGTGCATTGCTGGTCAGCACGGGCGTGATCAACCCGTTCACCACTGGCCAACTGGCGACCTTGAGCAACAGCGGACTGATCGACATGACCACCGCCAGCGCCAGCACCACTGACACCCTCACGGTCAATGGTAACTACACCGGCACTGGTGGCCAGCTCGCGCTGCAAAGTGTATTGGGTGGCGACGGTTCGCCCAGCGACAAACTGGTGGTCAGCCAAGGGACGATGCAAGGCAGTACCAGCATCCGCGTGACCAACCTCGGCGGTGCCGGGGCGGCCACCCTGCAAGATGGCATCCAAGTGGTGCAGGCACTCAACGGCGCCACCAGCAGTGGCACCGCGTTTTCGCTCGGCGCACCGGTGTCTGCCGGGGCGTTCGACTATTACCTGTTCAAGGGCGGTGTAACGGCCGGTACCGCAGAAAACTACTACCTGCGCTCGACCATTCCTGTGGTGCCGCCGGACCCGGTGATTATCGTGCCGCTGCCAACCCCCGTCCCTGGTGAACCACCGCTGCCGACCAACCCCGGAACCACCCCGATTCCTATCTATCGCCCGGAAGTGCCGCTTTATGCCGCGCTGTTCCCAGCCGCGCAGCAGATGGTGCTGGGTATGCTCGGCACCTTTCACCAACGCATGGGCGACCAGCGCCAGCAACAGCAAACCGGCACGTTGCCGGCGGGTTGGGGCCGGGTCTATGGCAGCAGCAGTCGTCAGAGTTTCGCGGGAACGGTCAACCCAACGCTGGACAGCTCGGTGACGGGCTTCCAGGTCGGTAGCGATGTGTACGCCAGCGCAATGGGCGATGGTCAGCAGCGCATGGGGTTCTTTGTCGGCCATAGCCGCCTCAAAGGCACGGTCAAGGGCTTCAACGGCGGCAGGCAAGGCAAGGATGCTGGCAAGACCACCTTGCGTGGAGACAGCCTGGGGGTTTACTGGACGCTGATCGGCGCCAACCAGGCCTACCTTGACCTGGTGTTGATGGGCACGCGCTTCAACGGCAACAACGAATCGGACCGTGGCGTGAAGATGGACACCCACGGGCATAACGTTACCGCGTCCGCCGAAGTCGGCTGGCCAATTCCGGTGAGCAGCCATTGGGTCGCAGAGCCCCAGGCACAAGTGATCGTCAGCAAGACCCGGCTGGACAGCCAGAACGACGGTGTTTCAGATGTGTCCTATGACGCCGATACCAGCCTCACCACGCGCCTGGGAATCCGCCTGCGCGGCAACTATCAGGTGCGTGGCATGCCGCTGCAACCCTATGTGCGGGCCAATGTCTGGCACAACAGCGCCGGGCAGAACACCGTCACGTTTGCCGACGTCACTCACATCGACACCGAGCAGAAGTCCACCACCCTGGACATGAACGTCGGGGCCACGCTGCAGGTGGCCACGGGCATCAGCCTGTACGGTGAAGCGGGCTACAACCGCAACCTGGACAGCAACACCTTCAACGGTCGCCAAGTGACGGCTGGCCTGAGAATTGAGTTCTGA
- a CDS encoding glycosyltransferase, which produces MIGILIPVHNEQALLAECLDAAIIAAGHPGLLGEAVQILVVLDSCSDGSAAIAQAYPVRHLEVQARNVGHVRGVGARYLLNQGARWISCTDADSRVAPDWLVAQLALNADAVCGTVTVDAWSEGFDPAAQIRYHQDYRAQDGHRHIHGANLGVSAGAYIRAGGFEPLACHEDVQLVRSLERCGASIAWSHAPQVITSARLESRAQGGFGDYLKSLMHAS; this is translated from the coding sequence ATGATCGGCATTCTGATCCCGGTACACAACGAACAAGCGCTGTTGGCCGAGTGCCTGGACGCCGCGATCATCGCCGCCGGCCACCCTGGTTTGCTGGGCGAAGCGGTCCAGATCCTGGTGGTGCTCGACAGTTGCAGCGATGGCAGTGCGGCCATCGCCCAGGCGTACCCGGTGCGACACTTGGAAGTCCAGGCTCGTAATGTTGGCCACGTACGCGGCGTGGGCGCGCGGTACCTGCTCAACCAAGGCGCGCGCTGGATCTCCTGCACCGACGCCGACAGCCGCGTCGCGCCCGACTGGTTAGTGGCTCAGTTGGCGCTGAATGCCGATGCCGTGTGCGGGACGGTCACGGTAGATGCCTGGAGCGAAGGATTCGACCCCGCCGCACAGATCCGCTATCACCAGGACTACCGCGCGCAGGACGGGCACCGGCATATCCACGGCGCCAACCTGGGCGTGAGTGCCGGCGCGTACATCCGCGCCGGTGGCTTCGAGCCCTTGGCCTGCCATGAGGACGTGCAATTGGTGCGCAGCCTGGAACGCTGCGGCGCGTCCATTGCGTGGAGCCACGCCCCGCAAGTGATAACCAGTGCCCGCTTGGAGTCCCGCGCCCAGGGAGGGTTCGGCGACTACTTGAAAAGCCTGATGCACGCGTCGTGA
- a CDS encoding PIG-L family deacetylase: MKPASLSEGRRGPAQIWNSAPQLVQVPPISATSLVPAGARVVVIAPHPGDEVLACGGMLQLLSTLEYPLQLISITDGSASHPGSHLWPASRLSVVRPQESAEALRRLGLPMHSLKWIRGGFCDNALAAREPQLSPFIARYLQPGDVVFTTWRNDGNPDHDAVGRASAKACNLVGAQLYELPIWAWHWPAREGALIPWQRARKVRLNTWSVARKLHAVHAFASQLVGDPAIGLPPILAQVLLERIRDPYEIVFA, encoded by the coding sequence ATGAAGCCTGCCTCCCTCAGTGAAGGCCGTCGCGGCCCCGCGCAAATCTGGAACAGCGCCCCGCAACTGGTGCAAGTCCCACCTATCTCTGCCACTTCGCTGGTCCCTGCGGGGGCGCGCGTGGTGGTCATCGCGCCCCATCCCGGCGACGAAGTGCTGGCCTGCGGCGGTATGCTGCAACTGCTCAGTACCCTGGAATACCCCCTGCAACTCATCTCCATTACCGACGGCAGCGCCAGCCACCCCGGCTCCCATCTGTGGCCAGCCAGCCGTTTGAGTGTGGTGCGGCCCCAGGAAAGCGCCGAGGCGCTGCGCCGCCTGGGCTTGCCCATGCACAGCCTGAAGTGGATTCGCGGCGGTTTTTGCGACAACGCCCTGGCGGCCCGTGAACCGCAACTGAGCCCCTTTATCGCGCGTTACCTGCAACCAGGCGATGTGGTGTTTACCACCTGGCGCAACGACGGCAACCCAGACCACGACGCCGTCGGCCGCGCCAGCGCCAAGGCGTGCAACCTGGTGGGTGCGCAGTTGTATGAGCTGCCGATCTGGGCCTGGCACTGGCCCGCACGCGAAGGTGCGCTGATCCCCTGGCAACGCGCACGCAAGGTGCGCCTGAACACCTGGAGCGTGGCGCGCAAACTCCATGCGGTCCATGCGTTTGCCAGCCAGTTGGTGGGGGACCCCGCGATCGGCCTGCCACCGATACTGGCCCAGGTGTTGCTGGAGCGGATACGCGACCCTTACGAAATCGTGTTCGCCTGA
- a CDS encoding amino acid permease, translated as MKTTTSRLYEKPALQRTLSNRHIQLMAMGGAIGTGLFMGSGKIIALSGTSIILIYMIIGLFVYFVMRAMGELLLSNLNFKSFADFAGAYLGPRAAFFLGWSYWLSWSVAVVGDAVVVGGFFQYWFADVPAWMPAVGMLLTLFALNVLTVRLFGEVEFWFAIIKIIAVVTLIGVSVVLIASSFVSPTGVTASLSHLLDKQAAFPNGLFGFFAGFQMAIFSFAGTELIGTAAAETRAPEKTLPKAINSIPLRIILFYVLALTCIIAVTSWQQVSPSKSPFVELFLVAGFPAAAGIVNFVVLTSAASSANSGVFSASRMLFGLADLGDAPGIFRRLSSSSVPFISLAFTTLLMLLGLVLLFVVPEVMTAFTIVSTVSAILVIFTWSTILASYIAYRKKRPDLHATSLYKMPGGVPMAWFSLAFLVFVLCLLALRPDTRLALCVMPAWFVWLAIAYQIRTQFSGQPSLGDR; from the coding sequence ATGAAAACAACCACGTCCAGGCTTTATGAAAAGCCTGCGTTGCAACGCACCCTGAGCAACCGCCATATCCAGTTGATGGCCATGGGCGGCGCAATCGGCACCGGTCTGTTCATGGGCTCCGGCAAGATCATCGCGCTGTCGGGCACCTCGATCATCCTGATCTACATGATCATCGGGCTGTTTGTGTATTTCGTGATGCGCGCCATGGGTGAGCTGCTGCTGTCCAATCTCAACTTCAAGAGCTTTGCCGACTTTGCCGGCGCGTACCTGGGGCCGCGTGCGGCGTTTTTTCTTGGTTGGTCGTATTGGCTGAGCTGGAGCGTGGCGGTGGTGGGGGATGCCGTGGTGGTCGGCGGGTTTTTCCAGTATTGGTTTGCCGATGTACCCGCCTGGATGCCGGCCGTGGGCATGTTGTTGACGCTGTTTGCGTTGAATGTGCTGACGGTCAGGCTGTTTGGCGAAGTGGAGTTCTGGTTCGCGATCATCAAGATCATCGCCGTGGTCACGCTGATTGGCGTGAGTGTGGTGCTGATCGCCAGCTCGTTTGTTTCGCCCACCGGGGTCACGGCGTCATTGAGCCACTTGTTGGACAAACAAGCAGCGTTTCCCAACGGCCTGTTCGGTTTTTTTGCCGGGTTCCAGATGGCGATCTTTTCCTTTGCCGGCACCGAGCTGATCGGCACGGCAGCCGCCGAAACCCGCGCGCCGGAGAAGACTTTGCCCAAGGCGATCAACTCGATCCCGCTGCGGATTATCCTGTTCTACGTGCTGGCATTGACGTGCATTATCGCGGTGACCTCATGGCAGCAGGTGTCGCCGAGCAAAAGCCCGTTCGTTGAATTGTTCCTGGTGGCGGGGTTTCCGGCAGCGGCGGGGATCGTCAATTTCGTGGTGCTCACCTCGGCGGCATCCTCGGCCAACAGTGGGGTGTTTTCCGCCAGCCGCATGTTGTTCGGCTTGGCTGATCTGGGCGACGCGCCGGGTATCTTCCGGCGGCTGTCGAGCAGCAGCGTGCCGTTTATCAGCCTGGCGTTTACCACGCTGCTGATGCTGTTGGGCCTGGTGTTGCTGTTTGTGGTGCCGGAGGTGATGACCGCTTTCACCATCGTGTCGACGGTGTCGGCGATCCTGGTGATTTTCACCTGGTCGACCATCCTCGCGTCCTACATCGCCTACCGTAAGAAACGCCCGGACCTGCACGCGACCTCCCTCTACAAAATGCCTGGCGGGGTGCCGATGGCGTGGTTTTCCCTGGCGTTCCTCGTCTTTGTGCTCTGCCTGTTGGCGTTACGGCCGGACACACGCCTGGCGCTGTGCGTGATGCCGGCCTGGTTTGTCTGGCTGGCGATTGCCTACCAGATCAGAACTCAATTCTCAGGCCAGCCGTCACTTGGCGACCGTTGA